One Rhodobacteraceae bacterium M385 genomic region harbors:
- a CDS encoding DUF4174 domain-containing protein: protein MTLYRTLLLALLSLAPAAALAQEALVPLEPRSAEGLTLDEFQWVARPIIVFADTPADPRFIEQMELLTNRPEALLERDVVILFDTDPDARSDIRLALRPRGFSIVILGKDGTVGMRRPAPRDVREIIRAIDNFQLRQEELRQGG, encoded by the coding sequence ATGACACTATACCGAACCCTATTGCTCGCCTTGCTTAGCCTGGCGCCCGCTGCCGCGCTCGCCCAAGAGGCCCTTGTTCCGCTAGAGCCACGCTCGGCCGAGGGCCTGACTTTGGACGAATTCCAGTGGGTTGCGCGGCCCATCATCGTTTTTGCCGACACGCCCGCCGACCCTCGGTTCATCGAGCAGATGGAGCTGTTAACCAATCGCCCCGAAGCACTACTAGAGCGTGACGTGGTTATATTGTTCGACACCGACCCTGACGCCCGGTCCGATATCCGGCTGGCGTTGCGGCCCCGTGGGTTTTCGATTGTCATCCTTGGTAAAGACGGCACCGTCGGCATGCGCCGTCCGGCCCCGCGCGACGTGCGCGAAATCATCCGTGCCATCGACAATTTCCAGCTACGGCAAGAAGAATTGCGCCAGGGCGGTTGA
- a CDS encoding MaoC family dehydratase produces the protein MLDNIATGTIVIEDLEIGMSRSLRKIVTDQDIEMFAEVSTDRNPVHLDDAYAQDTIFEGRIAHGMLTAGLISAVIGEQLPGHGTVYLGQSLKFMAPVRPGDMVEAVVEVLSIDYARRRVQLKTEAKVGETTVLKGEATVLAPSAKFD, from the coding sequence ATGCTCGACAATATCGCCACCGGCACCATCGTCATCGAAGATCTGGAAATCGGCATGTCTCGATCTTTACGAAAGATCGTAACCGATCAAGATATTGAAATGTTTGCAGAAGTCTCCACCGACCGGAACCCGGTGCACTTGGATGATGCCTACGCCCAAGACACCATCTTTGAGGGACGCATTGCCCACGGGATGCTGACGGCAGGCTTGATCTCGGCCGTGATCGGCGAGCAGCTTCCGGGCCACGGCACGGTGTATCTAGGGCAAAGCCTGAAATTTATGGCCCCCGTGCGCCCCGGCGACATGGTCGAGGCCGTGGTGGAGGTTCTGTCCATCGACTACGCCCGCCGCCGTGTGCAGCTGAAAACCGAGGCGAAAGTGGGCGAAACCACCGTCTTGAAGGGCGAAGCGACCGTTCTGGCACCATCAGCCAAATTCGACTGA
- a CDS encoding acyl-CoA carboxylase subunit beta: MTDILEQLNERRALARAGGGEKRVAAQHAKGKLTARERIELLLDEGSFEEYDMFVAHRTTEFGMAANRPPGDGVITGWGTVNGRQIYVYSQDFTVLGGSVSETHGQKICKIMDMAVQNGAPVVGINDSGGARIQEGVDALAAYAEIFRRNVEASGVIPQISLVMGPCAGGAVYSPAMTDFIFMVKDTSYMFVTGPDVVKTVTNEVVTAEELGGAATHTKKSSVADGAFENDVEALSEVRRLIDFLPLSNREKPPVRPFFDSPDRIEESLDTLIPDNPNQPYDMKELIEKLADEGDFYEIQEDFAGNILTGFIRLEGQTVGVVANQPMVLAGVLDIDSSRKAARFVRFCDCFEIPILTLVDVPGFLPGTTQEYGGVIKHGAKLLFAYGEATVPLVTVITRKAYGGAYDVMASKHLKADVNYAWPTAEIAVMGAKGAVEILHRSDLGDADKIAAHTAEYEDRFANPFVAAERGFIDEVIQPHSTRRRVSRAFASLRRKEQKMPWKKHDNIPL; the protein is encoded by the coding sequence ATGACCGATATTCTGGAACAGCTTAACGAGCGACGCGCCTTGGCGCGGGCCGGAGGCGGCGAAAAGCGGGTGGCTGCACAGCACGCCAAGGGCAAGCTGACGGCGCGTGAGCGGATCGAACTGCTGCTCGATGAGGGGTCTTTCGAAGAGTATGATATGTTCGTGGCGCACCGCACGACGGAATTTGGCATGGCCGCCAATCGCCCGCCCGGAGACGGTGTCATCACCGGTTGGGGGACTGTGAATGGGCGTCAGATTTACGTTTATAGTCAGGATTTCACCGTCCTTGGCGGCTCGGTCTCGGAAACCCACGGGCAGAAAATCTGCAAAATCATGGATATGGCGGTGCAAAACGGCGCGCCTGTGGTCGGCATCAACGACTCGGGCGGGGCGCGTATTCAGGAAGGCGTCGATGCCCTTGCCGCTTATGCCGAGATTTTCCGTCGCAACGTCGAAGCTTCTGGCGTGATCCCGCAGATTTCGCTGGTGATGGGGCCTTGCGCCGGCGGCGCGGTTTACTCCCCCGCGATGACCGACTTCATCTTTATGGTGAAGGACACGTCCTACATGTTCGTCACCGGCCCCGATGTGGTAAAAACCGTGACAAATGAGGTGGTTACCGCCGAGGAACTGGGCGGCGCGGCTACGCACACGAAGAAGTCCTCCGTCGCCGATGGCGCGTTTGAAAACGATGTGGAGGCGCTGAGCGAAGTGCGTCGCCTGATCGACTTCCTGCCCTTGTCGAACCGCGAAAAGCCTCCAGTGCGGCCGTTCTTTGATAGCCCCGACCGGATCGAAGAGAGCCTTGATACGCTGATCCCTGACAACCCCAACCAGCCCTACGACATGAAAGAGCTGATCGAAAAGCTGGCCGATGAAGGCGATTTCTACGAGATCCAAGAGGACTTCGCCGGCAACATTCTGACCGGTTTCATCCGGCTGGAAGGCCAGACCGTGGGTGTTGTGGCGAACCAACCGATGGTTCTGGCGGGAGTGCTGGATATCGACAGCTCTCGCAAGGCGGCGCGGTTCGTGCGGTTCTGCGATTGCTTCGAGATCCCGATCCTGACCCTTGTGGACGTGCCCGGCTTCCTGCCCGGCACGACGCAGGAATATGGCGGCGTCATCAAACATGGCGCAAAGCTGTTGTTCGCCTATGGCGAGGCGACGGTACCTTTGGTCACGGTCATTACCCGCAAAGCCTATGGTGGAGCTTATGATGTGATGGCCTCTAAGCATCTGAAAGCGGACGTGAATTACGCTTGGCCCACGGCCGAGATCGCCGTGATGGGTGCCAAGGGCGCGGTGGAAATTCTGCACCGTTCCGACCTCGGGGATGCCGACAAGATCGCGGCCCATACCGCCGAGTATGAAGACCGTTTTGCCAATCCGTTCGTCGCTGCTGAGCGGGGCTTCATTGACGAGGTCATTCAACCCCATTCCACCCGCCGCCGGGTCAGCCGCGCCTTCGCCTCTTTGCGGCGGAAGGAGCAGAAGATGCCGTGGAAAAAGCACGACAATATCCCTCTCTGA
- a CDS encoding bifunctional riboflavin kinase/FAD synthetase: protein MKILRDHQFAALSDKGASVAIGNFDGVHRGHQHVLNLAKRLDAPLGVVTFEPHPRQVFAPDAPPFRLMNAEARANRLRKLGVNLLAELPFDARLSGLSDVEFVRDVLVGSLGISHAVVGADFCFGKGRSGTAETLQRMGAEYGFDVTIADLLEGDAGAVSSTAIRDALSDGRPEDAAAMLGHWHRIEGPVIHGEKRGRELGYPTANMALAGLHVPKPGVYAVTVDVRDGPHAGSYGAVANLGFRPMFELEEPNLETYLFDFSGDLYGARLSVGLVEYLRGEAKFDSLEALIAQMDADSLDARAALRR, encoded by the coding sequence ATGAAAATCCTACGCGATCACCAGTTTGCAGCCCTCAGCGACAAGGGGGCCTCTGTCGCCATCGGCAATTTTGACGGCGTCCATCGTGGGCACCAGCATGTGCTGAACCTTGCGAAACGGTTGGACGCGCCTTTGGGCGTTGTCACATTCGAACCCCATCCACGGCAGGTCTTCGCCCCGGACGCCCCGCCCTTTCGCCTGATGAACGCCGAAGCGCGGGCCAATCGGCTGCGCAAATTAGGCGTTAACCTATTGGCCGAACTCCCTTTTGATGCGCGCCTGTCAGGCTTAAGCGACGTGGAGTTTGTGCGCGACGTGCTGGTCGGAAGTCTCGGCATTAGCCACGCTGTGGTTGGCGCTGATTTCTGTTTCGGCAAAGGGCGCAGCGGCACCGCCGAGACGTTGCAGCGCATGGGCGCAGAGTACGGGTTTGACGTGACAATCGCCGATTTGCTGGAGGGCGACGCCGGGGCGGTGTCATCCACCGCGATCCGCGACGCCCTGTCAGACGGCCGGCCCGAAGACGCCGCCGCGATGTTGGGCCATTGGCACCGCATCGAAGGCCCGGTCATTCACGGCGAAAAGCGGGGCCGCGAATTGGGTTACCCGACCGCAAACATGGCGTTGGCCGGGCTGCACGTGCCCAAACCCGGCGTCTATGCGGTCACGGTCGATGTGCGCGACGGCCCCCACGCAGGCAGCTACGGCGCGGTGGCAAACCTGGGGTTTCGCCCAATGTTTGAGTTGGAAGAGCCCAACCTGGAGACCTATCTATTTGATTTTTCAGGTGATCTTTACGGCGCGCGCCTGTCTGTTGGACTTGTCGAATACCTACGGGGCGAGGCCAAGTTCGACAGCCTAGAGGCCCTGATTGCCCAGATGGATGCCGATAGTTTGGACGCAAGGGCCGCGTTGCGCCGATGA
- a CDS encoding TIGR01459 family HAD-type hydrolase has translation MTQIIESLADISEKYDAVFCDLWGCLHDGIDAFDEAVEALRTFKASGGTVLLLTNSPRPRASVATQLDHIGVPRDCWDVIATSGDSARAAMLTGAVGRKVWHIGEPHEEAFFAPMDLLADAVDITRVPLDEAEGIVCTGPFDPFADPAEMRPQFLLAKTRGLKLLCANPDIVVDRGEERIWCAGALAQLYTEMGGESLYFGKPHPPIYDLARRRLVQMGKATPDDRILAIGDGIITDVPGGIGENIDTLYITGGLAREETGTTRQPDPTKLAKHLTEAQMEPTYSIGMLR, from the coding sequence ATGACCCAAATTATCGAGTCCCTCGCCGACATTTCGGAAAAATACGACGCAGTTTTCTGTGACCTTTGGGGCTGCCTGCACGATGGTATCGACGCCTTTGACGAAGCGGTCGAGGCTTTGCGTACGTTCAAAGCGAGCGGCGGCACGGTGCTTTTGTTGACAAACTCGCCCCGCCCCCGCGCCAGTGTGGCGACGCAGCTAGATCATATTGGCGTGCCGCGCGACTGTTGGGACGTGATCGCGACCTCGGGCGACAGCGCCCGCGCCGCGATGCTCACCGGGGCCGTGGGCCGGAAAGTCTGGCACATTGGCGAACCCCATGAAGAGGCCTTCTTCGCCCCGATGGACCTGCTGGCGGACGCCGTGGACATCACGCGCGTCCCGCTGGATGAGGCCGAAGGCATCGTATGCACAGGCCCGTTCGACCCTTTCGCGGACCCCGCCGAGATGCGGCCGCAGTTTCTACTGGCGAAAACACGCGGGCTGAAACTGTTGTGCGCGAACCCTGATATAGTGGTGGATCGTGGTGAGGAACGGATTTGGTGCGCGGGCGCATTGGCGCAACTCTATACGGAAATGGGTGGCGAGAGCCTCTATTTCGGCAAGCCGCACCCGCCGATTTACGACCTTGCGCGGCGGCGCTTGGTGCAGATGGGCAAAGCTACCCCCGATGACCGCATTCTGGCCATTGGCGACGGGATCATTACCGATGTGCCCGGCGGCATCGGCGAGAATATCGACACGCTCTACATTACTGGTGGCCTTGCGCGGGAAGAGACCGGCACCACCCGACAACCGGACCCAACGAAATTGGCGAAACATCTGACCGAAGCACAGATGGAACCAACCTATTCCATTGGGATGCTGCGATAA
- a CDS encoding manganese-dependent inorganic pyrophosphatase → MTTLVFGHKSPDTDSTGSPLIWAWYLSDVKGTPAEAVLLGEPNTEAAFVLERWNMPKPRIIDTVEAGQPVVIVDTNNPAELPDAINDADIQAIIDHHKLVGGLETKGPIDIRIEPLACTATIMHKMIGDDLNKAPENIKGAMLSCILSDTLEFRSPTTTNEDRAVAEALAADLDIDIPAYAAEMFAAKSDVSSFSDAELLRMDSKTYEVGGKTFRVSVLETTSPATVLSRKDSLMQTMPTVATEDGADQVLLFVIDILNEEATLLVPNDLVKTVAEKSFSTIAGDGDLLVLPGVVSRKKQIIPNLAI, encoded by the coding sequence ATGACCACATTGGTTTTCGGCCACAAATCCCCCGACACAGACTCCACAGGCTCCCCCCTGATCTGGGCATGGTACCTGTCGGACGTGAAAGGCACCCCAGCAGAAGCCGTTTTGCTGGGTGAGCCCAACACCGAAGCCGCTTTCGTGCTGGAGCGTTGGAACATGCCCAAACCCCGCATCATCGACACCGTTGAAGCGGGCCAACCCGTTGTCATCGTTGACACCAACAACCCTGCGGAACTGCCCGACGCGATCAACGACGCTGATATCCAAGCGATCATCGACCACCACAAATTGGTCGGCGGGCTGGAAACCAAAGGCCCGATCGACATTCGCATTGAACCGCTCGCCTGCACCGCCACGATTATGCATAAAATGATCGGCGATGACCTGAACAAAGCGCCCGAAAATATCAAAGGCGCAATGCTCAGCTGTATCCTATCGGACACGCTGGAATTCCGCTCGCCCACCACCACCAATGAAGATCGCGCGGTGGCCGAGGCTTTGGCGGCGGATCTGGACATTGATATCCCCGCCTACGCGGCCGAAATGTTTGCGGCCAAGTCCGATGTCTCCAGCTTCTCGGACGCGGAATTGCTGCGCATGGACAGCAAGACCTACGAGGTCGGCGGCAAGACCTTCCGCGTTTCGGTTCTGGAAACCACCTCGCCGGCGACGGTTCTGTCGCGCAAGGACAGCCTGATGCAAACCATGCCAACCGTCGCCACCGAAGACGGCGCGGACCAAGTATTGTTGTTCGTGATCGACATTCTGAACGAAGAAGCCACGCTGCTGGTGCCAAACGATCTGGTTAAAACCGTCGCTGAGAAAAGCTTCTCGACAATTGCTGGCGATGGAGACCTGCTTGTCCTGCCCGGTGTCGTCAGCCGCAAAAAGCAGATCATCCCGAACCTCGCGATCTAA
- the scpA gene encoding methylmalonyl-CoA mutase, giving the protein MTETTDNWRKLAEKELRGRDLDDLTWQTLEGIDVKPLYTAADTAGLDHMGAMPGEAPFTRGVKATMYAGRPWTIRQYAGFSTAEESNAFYRKALDAGQQGVSVAFDLATHRGYDSDHPRVLGDVGKAGVAIDSVEDMKILFAGIPLDKISVSMTMNGAVIPVLASFIVAGEEQGHDKALLSGTIQNDILKEFMVRNTYIYPPEPSMRIISDIISYTSDNMPKFNSISISGYHMQEAGANLVQELAYTIADGREYVRAAMEAGMDVDKFAGRLSFFFAIGMNFFMEAAKLRAARTMWHKVMTDMGAQSERSKMLRTHCQTSGVSLQEQDPYNNVVRTAYEAMSAVLGGTQSLHTNSFDEAIALPTDFSSRIARNTQLILQEETGVTNVVDPLAGSYYVEALTAELIEKATALMDEVEEMGGMTKAVASGLPKLRIEESAARRQAMIDRGEEVIVGVNKYRKDSEDPIDIRDIDNDAVRDAQIARLKSIRDSREESVCASALEELTRTAREGGNLLAAAVEAARARATVGEISMAMENTFGRHRAEVKTLAGVYGSAYEGDEDFAAIQADVEKFAKMEGRRPRMLVVKMGQDGHDRGAKVIATAFADIGFDVDVGPLFQTPEEAAQDAIDNDVHVIGISSQAAGHKTLAPKLIEALKAEGAGEIIVICGGVIPQQDYEFLTNAGVAAIFGPGTHIPSAAKDILRLIGEARG; this is encoded by the coding sequence ATGACGGAGACCACCGACAATTGGCGTAAGCTGGCCGAGAAGGAACTTCGGGGCCGCGATCTGGACGATCTCACCTGGCAAACGCTGGAAGGGATCGACGTCAAACCGCTTTATACGGCGGCAGACACCGCGGGGCTCGACCACATGGGCGCGATGCCCGGTGAAGCGCCGTTCACCCGCGGCGTGAAGGCCACGATGTACGCGGGCCGCCCTTGGACGATCCGCCAATACGCGGGCTTTTCGACGGCGGAAGAATCCAATGCCTTCTACCGCAAGGCCTTGGACGCGGGCCAGCAGGGCGTATCGGTGGCCTTCGATCTGGCCACACACCGGGGCTATGACAGCGACCACCCCCGGGTGTTGGGGGATGTGGGCAAGGCGGGCGTGGCCATCGACTCGGTCGAGGATATGAAAATCCTCTTCGCTGGCATTCCCTTGGACAAAATTTCTGTCTCCATGACGATGAACGGCGCGGTGATCCCGGTTCTGGCCTCCTTCATTGTGGCCGGGGAAGAGCAGGGCCACGACAAGGCGCTGCTGTCGGGGACCATTCAGAACGACATTCTGAAAGAGTTCATGGTGCGCAACACCTATATCTACCCGCCCGAACCCTCCATGCGGATCATCTCGGACATCATCAGCTATACCTCTGATAACATGCCGAAATTCAACTCCATTTCTATCTCTGGCTACCACATGCAGGAAGCCGGGGCCAATCTTGTGCAAGAACTGGCCTATACCATCGCCGATGGCCGCGAATACGTGCGTGCCGCGATGGAAGCCGGGATGGATGTGGACAAATTCGCCGGGCGTCTGTCGTTTTTCTTTGCCATTGGCATGAACTTCTTCATGGAGGCCGCCAAACTGCGTGCCGCGCGAACCATGTGGCACAAGGTGATGACCGACATGGGCGCGCAATCGGAACGCTCTAAAATGCTGCGCACCCATTGCCAAACCTCTGGCGTGTCGCTGCAAGAACAAGACCCCTACAACAACGTCGTGCGCACCGCCTACGAAGCGATGAGCGCGGTTCTGGGTGGCACCCAGTCCCTGCACACCAACTCTTTCGACGAAGCCATCGCGCTGCCGACGGATTTCTCTTCTCGCATCGCGCGGAATACGCAGTTGATATTGCAGGAAGAAACCGGCGTGACGAACGTGGTGGACCCTTTGGCGGGCTCCTACTACGTGGAAGCGCTGACAGCGGAACTGATCGAAAAGGCCACCGCCCTCATGGACGAGGTGGAGGAAATGGGCGGCATGACCAAGGCTGTCGCCTCGGGCCTGCCCAAGCTGCGGATCGAGGAATCTGCCGCCCGCCGCCAGGCCATGATCGACCGCGGTGAAGAGGTGATTGTCGGGGTTAACAAGTATCGCAAGGACAGCGAAGACCCGATTGATATCCGTGATATCGACAACGACGCCGTGCGCGACGCGCAGATCGCCCGGCTCAAATCCATCCGCGACAGCCGCGAGGAAAGCGTCTGCGCGAGCGCGCTTGAGGAGCTGACGCGCACCGCCCGAGAGGGCGGGAACCTTCTGGCCGCCGCCGTAGAGGCCGCCCGCGCCCGCGCCACCGTAGGGGAGATCAGCATGGCAATGGAAAACACCTTTGGCCGCCACCGCGCGGAAGTGAAAACCCTCGCGGGCGTCTATGGCTCGGCCTATGAGGGCGACGAAGACTTCGCGGCAATTCAAGCCGACGTGGAAAAATTCGCCAAAATGGAAGGCCGCAGGCCCCGCATGTTGGTGGTAAAAATGGGCCAGGATGGCCACGATCGCGGCGCAAAGGTCATTGCCACGGCTTTCGCGGATATCGGTTTTGACGTCGATGTCGGCCCCCTGTTCCAAACCCCGGAGGAGGCGGCGCAAGACGCCATCGACAATGATGTCCACGTCATCGGCATTTCGTCCCAAGCGGCAGGCCACAAGACGCTGGCCCCGAAACTGATCGAGGCGCTGAAAGCCGAAGGCGCGGGTGAGATTATCGTGATCTGTGGCGGCGTGATCCCGCAGCAGGACTATGAATTCCTGACGAACGCGGGTGTCGCCGCCATCTTCGGCCCCGGCACCCATATTCCGTCAGCGGCCAAAGACATCCTGCGGTTGATCGGCGAAGCGCGCGGGTAG
- a CDS encoding YcgN family cysteine cluster protein: MRDQFWDRVPPSKMTAEEWEALCDGCGKCCLNKLEDEDTQEVALTRVACRLLDDQTCLCGQYEIRKTLVPECIQLTPGTMKDVAYFMPATCAYRLVHEGKPLNWWHPLISGDPETVHQAGVSVRGITVPEFEIDEEDWDEYIIDEPGT, from the coding sequence ATGAGAGACCAGTTCTGGGATCGGGTGCCGCCGTCAAAAATGACCGCAGAGGAATGGGAAGCCCTGTGTGACGGCTGCGGGAAATGCTGCCTGAACAAACTGGAAGACGAAGACACGCAGGAGGTCGCATTGACCCGCGTTGCGTGCCGTTTGTTGGACGACCAGACCTGCCTTTGCGGACAATATGAGATCCGCAAAACGCTCGTGCCCGAGTGTATTCAACTGACGCCCGGCACGATGAAAGACGTGGCTTACTTCATGCCCGCCACCTGTGCCTATCGCTTGGTGCACGAAGGTAAGCCGTTGAATTGGTGGCATCCTTTGATCTCTGGCGATCCCGAGACTGTTCATCAAGCAGGCGTTTCGGTCCGCGGCATCACGGTGCCAGAATTCGAAATCGATGAAGAAGATTGGGACGAGTACATCATCGATGAGCCGGGGACGTAA
- a CDS encoding acetyl/propionyl/methylcrotonyl-CoA carboxylase subunit alpha has product MFKKLLIANRGEIACRVIKTAKRMGIPTVAVYSDADRNALHVKMADEAVHIGPPPASESYIVIDKIMQAIRDTGADAVHPGYGFLSENMKFAEALEAEGVAFVGPPATAIEQMGDKITSKKIAQDAGVSTVPGHMGLIEDAAEAIKISGEIGYPVMLKASAGGGGKGMRIAWSEDEVAEGFQASKNEAASSFGDDRMFIEKFVTQPRHIEIQVLADKHGNAIYLGERECSIQRRNQKVIEEAPSPFLDEATRKAMGEQAVSLAQAVGYTSAGTVEFIVDGDRNFYFLEMNTRLQVEHPVTELITGVDLVEQMIRVAAGEKLEMAQSDVTLTGWAMESRLYAEDPYRNFLPSIGRLTRYRPPAEVSAGPLLDTGKWQGDADSGPTAVRNDTGVYEGGEISMFYDPMIAKLCTWGPDRPTAIEAMRVALDSFELEGIGHNLPFLSAVMDHEKFASGDITTAFIAEEYPDGFEGVNLPEADLIRVAAAAAAMHRVAEIRRTRVSGRMDNHERRVGAEWVVSLQGQSYEAQIEADHDGSTVTVNGAALRITSDWTPGDKLARLNVDDSPLVLKVGKRPGGFRLRTRGADLDVFVRTPRQAELAALMPEKIAPDTSKLLLCPMPGLVVKVDVEEGDEVQEGQALCTVEAMKMENILRAERKGIVAKINAGAGDSLAVDEIIMEFE; this is encoded by the coding sequence ATGTTCAAGAAACTGCTGATCGCCAACCGCGGTGAAATCGCGTGCCGCGTCATCAAGACTGCCAAGCGCATGGGCATCCCCACCGTTGCTGTTTATTCCGACGCGGATCGCAACGCCTTACACGTGAAGATGGCGGATGAGGCGGTGCACATCGGCCCGCCCCCCGCGAGCGAGAGCTACATCGTGATTGACAAGATCATGCAGGCGATCCGCGATACGGGTGCCGATGCGGTCCATCCCGGCTACGGTTTCCTGAGCGAAAACATGAAGTTCGCCGAAGCGTTGGAAGCGGAAGGCGTGGCCTTCGTGGGGCCGCCCGCCACGGCGATTGAACAGATGGGAGACAAGATCACCTCAAAGAAAATCGCGCAGGATGCAGGCGTTTCAACGGTTCCGGGCCACATGGGGCTAATCGAAGACGCGGCCGAGGCGATCAAGATTTCTGGCGAAATCGGTTACCCGGTGATGCTGAAGGCATCGGCAGGGGGCGGCGGCAAGGGGATGCGGATCGCGTGGTCCGAAGACGAGGTGGCCGAGGGGTTCCAAGCCTCCAAGAACGAGGCGGCAAGCTCCTTCGGGGATGACCGCATGTTCATCGAAAAGTTCGTGACCCAGCCGCGCCATATCGAAATTCAGGTCTTGGCCGATAAACACGGCAACGCGATTTATCTGGGGGAGCGCGAATGCTCGATCCAGCGCCGCAACCAGAAGGTGATCGAAGAAGCGCCAAGCCCATTTCTGGACGAGGCGACCCGAAAAGCCATGGGGGAACAGGCGGTTAGCTTGGCCCAAGCCGTGGGTTACACCAGCGCGGGCACGGTGGAGTTCATCGTCGACGGGGACCGGAATTTCTACTTCCTCGAGATGAACACGCGCCTTCAGGTGGAACATCCGGTGACGGAGCTGATCACCGGTGTGGATCTCGTGGAACAGATGATCCGCGTTGCCGCTGGTGAAAAACTGGAGATGGCGCAAAGTGACGTGACTTTGACCGGGTGGGCGATGGAAAGCCGCCTCTACGCCGAAGATCCCTACCGCAACTTCCTGCCCTCTATTGGGCGCCTCACGCGCTACCGGCCTCCGGCTGAGGTCTCTGCCGGGCCGTTGCTGGACACCGGCAAATGGCAGGGCGACGCAGACAGCGGCCCCACGGCAGTGCGCAATGACACGGGCGTCTATGAGGGCGGCGAAATCTCGATGTTTTACGATCCGATGATCGCCAAGCTGTGCACATGGGGGCCAGATCGCCCCACCGCGATCGAGGCAATGCGCGTGGCGCTCGATAGTTTTGAGTTAGAGGGCATTGGCCATAACCTGCCGTTCCTTTCTGCCGTTATGGACCATGAGAAATTCGCCTCGGGCGACATCACCACGGCCTTTATCGCTGAAGAATATCCTGATGGCTTTGAAGGGGTTAACCTGCCCGAGGCCGACTTGATCCGCGTCGCTGCCGCCGCCGCCGCCATGCACCGTGTGGCCGAAATCCGTCGCACGCGGGTGTCGGGGCGGATGGACAATCATGAACGCCGGGTCGGGGCCGAATGGGTCGTGTCCCTGCAAGGCCAATCTTATGAAGCGCAGATCGAGGCCGATCACGATGGTTCCACCGTAACGGTTAACGGCGCGGCCTTGCGCATCACTTCGGACTGGACGCCGGGCGACAAGCTGGCGCGTTTAAATGTGGACGACAGCCCGCTTGTGCTGAAGGTCGGCAAGCGCCCCGGCGGCTTCCGTCTGCGGACCCGTGGCGCCGATTTGGATGTCTTCGTGCGTACGCCGCGGCAGGCGGAACTTGCCGCGCTGATGCCCGAGAAGATCGCGCCCGATACGTCCAAGCTGCTGCTGTGCCCGATGCCCGGGCTGGTGGTGAAAGTGGACGTGGAAGAAGGCGACGAAGTGCAGGAAGGTCAGGCCCTTTGCACCGTGGAAGCGATGAAGATGGAGAACATCCTTCGCGCCGAACGCAAGGGCATCGTCGCCAAGATCAACGCGGGCGCGGGCGACAGCCTTGCCGTGGACGAGATCATTATGGAGTTCGAATAA